The following proteins are encoded in a genomic region of Mahella australiensis 50-1 BON:
- a CDS encoding ABC transporter ATP-binding protein → MLENTLLEVKGLKTYFYLDEGVLKAVDGIDFAIQKGRTLGLVGESGCGKSVTSQAILNIVPKPGKIEGEVLLYKDGSDKPLDLAKLDPFGPQIRSIRGAEIAMIFQEPMKAFHPMYTIGNQIMEALLLHVTDNEAEARDIALDMLGRVGMPNPKQRIDEYPHQLSGGMRQRAMIAMALCCRPSILIADEPTTALDVTVQAQVLQLIKELQDELGMAVIFITHDLGVIAEMADEVAVMYLGKIVEQCDINTIFDEPLHPYTKALLSSIPEIGRPARSKLNVIEGTVPIPLNIGKGCGFYSRCKDAKEGLCNTEDPPMTEVKPGHYVRCFPNE, encoded by the coding sequence ATGCTAGAGAATACTTTGCTGGAAGTAAAAGGCCTAAAAACATATTTTTATTTAGATGAGGGCGTCTTGAAGGCCGTAGACGGGATTGACTTCGCTATACAAAAGGGCAGAACATTGGGTTTGGTCGGCGAAAGCGGATGTGGCAAAAGTGTTACGTCTCAAGCGATCCTCAATATAGTACCTAAACCGGGCAAAATAGAAGGAGAAGTATTGCTTTATAAAGATGGCAGCGATAAGCCGCTTGATTTGGCCAAGCTCGATCCTTTTGGTCCTCAAATAAGAAGCATACGCGGTGCCGAAATAGCTATGATATTTCAGGAGCCTATGAAAGCATTTCATCCAATGTATACGATAGGTAATCAAATCATGGAGGCACTGCTCTTACACGTTACTGATAATGAAGCGGAAGCGAGAGATATTGCATTGGATATGCTGGGACGTGTTGGCATGCCCAATCCAAAACAACGAATAGATGAATACCCGCATCAGTTATCGGGAGGTATGCGGCAAAGGGCTATGATAGCTATGGCATTATGTTGCCGTCCGTCAATTCTGATAGCTGATGAACCAACCACAGCACTGGATGTGACTGTACAAGCGCAGGTTTTACAATTGATAAAAGAGTTACAAGATGAATTGGGCATGGCTGTAATATTTATCACTCACGACTTGGGTGTTATTGCAGAGATGGCCGATGAGGTAGCGGTTATGTATCTCGGAAAAATTGTAGAACAATGTGATATAAATACTATATTTGATGAACCGTTGCACCCATATACCAAAGCTTTATTAAGCTCTATACCAGAGATAGGCAGGCCTGCCAGGAGCAAATTGAATGTTATTGAGGGCACGGTACCAATACCCCTTAATATAGGTAAGGGCTGTGGATTTTATTCGCGCTGCAAAGATGCTAAGGAAGGGTTGTGCAATACCGAGGATCCGCCGATGACCGAGGTAAAACCCGGACACTATGTGAGATGTTTTCCGAATGAATGA